A genomic region of Halobacteriovorax sp. JY17 contains the following coding sequences:
- a CDS encoding DNA alkylation repair protein, producing MSDLLKEVYTRNYLEEVAREFKRNYKSFNSKLFISTVLSNDWKKLELKMRMKRITFSLNKVLPKEYDKSIVVLTKSSKKFSGYQAMFFPDYVETYGRDSENITKSLDALEELTKYSSSEFAIRPFIIADKNKVMKKMLSWSRSKNYHVRRLSSEGCRSRLPWAVALKSFKEDPSLILPILENLKDDPELYVRKSVANNLNDISKDHPDLALEISKKWYGVSKDTDWIVKHGLRTLLKQGDLRALRIIGYSDSKNLAIRNIKVDGKVNIGLSLNFSFELNVAKKSKVRLEYKIYYLKSNGSHNSKVFKISEGEYSKGSYEVLKKQSFKEMTTRKHYSGKHFLSIVVNGEESSKVEFRVL from the coding sequence ATGAGTGATTTATTAAAAGAAGTTTATACAAGAAATTACCTAGAAGAAGTAGCAAGAGAGTTTAAGAGAAATTACAAGTCATTTAACTCTAAGTTATTTATCTCTACTGTTTTGTCTAATGATTGGAAAAAATTAGAACTTAAAATGAGAATGAAGAGAATCACTTTTTCTTTAAATAAAGTTCTTCCTAAAGAGTATGACAAGTCCATTGTCGTACTGACTAAGTCCTCTAAGAAATTTAGTGGTTATCAAGCAATGTTCTTTCCTGATTATGTTGAAACGTATGGGAGAGACTCAGAGAATATTACAAAATCACTTGATGCTTTAGAAGAGCTTACTAAGTATTCATCTTCAGAGTTTGCCATTAGGCCTTTTATTATTGCTGATAAAAATAAAGTCATGAAGAAAATGCTCTCATGGTCTCGCTCTAAGAATTATCACGTGAGAAGACTTTCGAGCGAAGGGTGTCGCTCTCGGCTCCCTTGGGCAGTAGCTCTAAAGAGTTTCAAGGAAGATCCTTCTTTGATTTTGCCAATTCTTGAAAACTTAAAAGACGATCCAGAGCTCTACGTTAGAAAGAGTGTAGCGAATAATTTAAATGATATTAGCAAGGATCACCCAGATTTAGCTCTAGAGATTTCAAAGAAGTGGTATGGGGTTAGTAAAGATACAGACTGGATTGTGAAACACGGACTTAGAACTCTACTTAAGCAGGGAGATCTAAGAGCGTTGAGAATTATTGGTTATAGTGATTCTAAGAATCTAGCTATTCGCAATATAAAAGTAGATGGAAAGGTGAATATTGGTTTGTCTTTGAACTTTTCTTTTGAGCTTAATGTCGCAAAGAAATCAAAAGTAAGACTAGAGTATAAAATTTATTATTTAAAAAGTAATGGAAGTCATAATTCAAAAGTTTTTAAAATCAGTGAGGGAGAATATAGTAAAGGTTCTTATGAGGTTTTAAAAAAGCAAAGTTTTAAAGAAATGACGACCCGTAAGCATTATTCTGGAAAGCACTTTCTCTCAATAGTAGTGAACGGAGAGGAAAGTTCAAAAGTTGAGTTTAGAGTTCTATGA
- a CDS encoding ATP-binding protein, producing MIVPLLISFFLSAVAFYQFLKIEEIDQQWKTYLKSVDSREIYFSELKDTLGFGGAHHAFKNYILRGDEKYSRDANNSLSEALGILNKLKENPTVTTEELFYIENIYSTIEKYKNNIEVARELKKRKASIEAIDSSVRVDDGPAIEAFKWLRENQKKLKNEATAKIQESGEGAKVALFTGLIFSTLFIFSLTYYTNKKLVEAKLKAESIANLKSNFLANMSHEIRTPLNGIIGFTGILSDIKLPEEAKEQVKYIRECGESLAAIINDILDFSKISAGKLSVVRSNFNVRNCARSTIHIFDHITTSRGIELKVDIEENVPELISGDSLRLKQVLTNLIGNAVKFTEKGSIEVKVILLQKSDLNIKLQFSIRDTGIGISEEALSRLFLSFEQADVSTSRKYGGTGLGLTISKKLIEAMGGEIRVESVEGKGSEFIFTITAQSPTPVVEVAETLKKKPIERANDRKRILVAEDNKVNQLLVKKLLEKLGYNNYKIVENGQLAIEALNEESFDLILMDIQMPVMDGYEATKTINKYWTTEKRPRIIALSANVMEEDKRKAREVGFDGYIEKPIDIEIFSKILDEC from the coding sequence ATGATAGTTCCATTATTAATTTCTTTCTTTCTTTCTGCAGTAGCATTCTATCAATTTTTAAAAATTGAAGAGATAGATCAACAGTGGAAGACTTACCTTAAAAGCGTTGATTCAAGAGAAATATATTTTTCAGAATTGAAAGATACGCTAGGATTTGGAGGGGCACATCATGCCTTTAAGAATTATATCTTAAGAGGGGATGAAAAGTATTCAAGAGATGCTAATAACTCTTTAAGTGAAGCTTTGGGGATTCTGAATAAATTAAAAGAAAATCCAACAGTTACTACGGAAGAGCTTTTTTATATTGAGAATATCTACTCAACAATTGAAAAGTATAAGAATAATATTGAAGTTGCCCGTGAATTGAAGAAAAGAAAAGCAAGTATTGAAGCTATCGATTCAAGCGTAAGAGTTGATGATGGTCCGGCCATTGAAGCCTTTAAATGGTTAAGAGAGAATCAGAAGAAATTAAAGAATGAGGCAACGGCTAAAATTCAAGAGAGTGGGGAAGGGGCTAAAGTAGCACTTTTCACAGGGCTTATATTTTCTACCTTATTTATATTCTCCTTAACGTATTATACAAATAAGAAATTAGTTGAAGCTAAGTTAAAGGCCGAGAGCATTGCAAACTTGAAAAGCAATTTCCTTGCAAATATGAGTCATGAAATTAGAACGCCTCTAAATGGGATCATAGGTTTCACTGGAATTCTCTCTGATATAAAACTTCCAGAAGAAGCCAAGGAGCAAGTTAAATATATCCGCGAGTGCGGAGAGAGTTTGGCAGCTATTATTAATGATATTTTAGATTTTTCTAAAATAAGTGCGGGGAAATTAAGTGTCGTAAGATCTAATTTCAATGTAAGAAATTGCGCACGTTCTACAATTCATATTTTTGATCACATCACAACTTCTAGAGGAATTGAACTTAAAGTAGACATAGAAGAAAATGTTCCAGAATTAATTTCAGGAGATTCACTTAGATTAAAACAGGTATTAACAAACTTAATTGGAAATGCTGTTAAGTTCACAGAGAAAGGCTCTATTGAGGTAAAAGTTATATTACTTCAAAAGAGTGATCTTAATATTAAACTTCAATTTTCAATAAGAGATACTGGAATTGGAATTTCAGAAGAAGCTCTATCGAGACTCTTTCTTTCATTTGAGCAGGCTGATGTATCGACGTCAAGAAAGTATGGAGGTACAGGATTAGGGCTTACTATATCTAAGAAATTAATTGAGGCAATGGGGGGAGAGATTCGTGTTGAGAGCGTTGAAGGCAAAGGATCTGAGTTCATTTTTACGATTACCGCCCAATCTCCCACTCCTGTTGTAGAGGTCGCTGAAACTTTAAAGAAGAAACCAATAGAGAGAGCAAATGATAGAAAACGAATTTTAGTAGCTGAGGATAATAAGGTGAATCAGTTACTGGTAAAAAAGCTTTTAGAGAAACTTGGTTATAATAATTATAAAATAGTTGAAAATGGTCAACTTGCAATAGAAGCCTTAAATGAAGAAAGTTTTGATCTGATATTAATGGATATTCAAATGCCTGTTATGGATGGGTACGAAGCAACTAAAACTATAAATAAATATTGGACGACTGAGAAGCGACCTCGGATAATAGCTCTCTCCGCAAATGTAATGGAAGAGGATAAGAGAAAAGCTCGGGAAGTTGGTTTTGATGGTTATATAGAGAAGCCAATTGATATAGAAATTTTTTCCAAAATACTAGATGAGTGTTAA